A single region of the Streptomyces vilmorinianum genome encodes:
- a CDS encoding GNAT family N-acetyltransferase, whose amino-acid sequence MGMSVTISAADEQDAEHILKLQYLCYQSEAELYGDYSIEPLTQTLDSLRAELAQGYGLVARLGDEVVASVRGRVDEAGTVHIAKLIVHPRMQRHGLGGRLLDAIESHFAADESDAADATGPAPTAKRFQLFTGHRSERNLRLYRSKGYEQVATHEIGPRLTLVTLEKAA is encoded by the coding sequence ATGGGCATGAGCGTGACCATCTCAGCGGCAGACGAGCAGGACGCGGAACACATACTGAAGCTGCAGTACCTCTGTTACCAGAGCGAGGCCGAGCTCTACGGCGACTACTCCATCGAGCCGCTCACCCAGACCCTCGACTCCCTGCGGGCCGAACTCGCCCAGGGGTACGGGCTCGTGGCCCGCCTCGGCGACGAGGTCGTCGCCTCCGTACGCGGGCGGGTCGACGAGGCCGGCACCGTACACATCGCCAAGCTCATCGTCCACCCGCGTATGCAGCGCCACGGCCTCGGCGGACGGCTCCTCGACGCCATCGAAAGCCACTTCGCCGCCGACGAATCCGATGCCGCCGATGCCACCGGGCCCGCGCCCACCGCCAAGCGCTTCCAGCTCTTCACGGGCCACCGCAGCGAGCGCAACCTGCGGCTCTACCGCAGCAAGGGGTACGAGCAGGTCGCCACGCACGAGATCGGCCCGCGGCTCACGCTCGTCACCCTGGAGAAGGCCGCCTGA
- a CDS encoding methionine ABC transporter ATP-binding protein, with translation MITTSGLTKVYESRGRQVTALDGVDLHVREGEVFGVIGQSGAGKSSLIRCVNLLERPTSGTVTVDGVDLTALAATGRRAGKDLRRARSSIGMVFQHFNLLSSRTVKDNIELPLEILGVSGAERTRRALELLDLVGLADKAKACPGQLSGGQKQRVGIARALAGNPKVLLSDEATSALDPETTRSILQLLRDLNRQLGLTVLLITHEMDVVKAICDSAALMQKGRIVESGTVSELLATPGSELAAELFPVSGAPTGPDRTVVDVTFHGESATQPVISQLSRTYNIDISILGAAMDTVGGKQIGRMRIELPGRYEENVVPVGFLREQGLQVDVVDEDPNPELHVPTQGLVKEGAK, from the coding sequence GTGATCACCACTTCGGGCCTGACCAAGGTCTACGAGTCGCGAGGCCGCCAGGTCACCGCTCTGGACGGAGTCGACCTCCACGTCCGCGAGGGCGAGGTGTTCGGCGTGATCGGTCAGAGCGGCGCCGGCAAGTCCTCGCTCATCCGCTGCGTCAACCTCCTGGAGCGACCCACCTCCGGCACCGTGACCGTCGACGGCGTCGACCTCACCGCGCTCGCCGCCACGGGCCGCCGCGCCGGCAAGGACCTGCGCCGCGCCCGCAGCAGCATCGGCATGGTCTTCCAGCACTTCAACCTGCTGTCCTCCCGCACGGTCAAGGACAACATCGAGCTCCCCCTGGAGATCCTCGGCGTCTCCGGTGCCGAGCGCACCCGCCGCGCCCTGGAACTCCTCGACCTCGTCGGCCTCGCCGACAAGGCCAAGGCCTGCCCCGGCCAGCTCTCCGGCGGCCAGAAGCAGCGCGTCGGCATCGCCCGCGCCCTGGCCGGCAACCCCAAGGTGCTGCTCTCCGACGAGGCCACCAGCGCCCTCGACCCGGAGACCACCCGCTCCATCCTCCAGCTGCTGCGCGACCTCAACCGGCAGCTCGGCCTCACCGTCCTGCTCATCACGCACGAGATGGACGTCGTCAAGGCGATCTGCGACTCGGCCGCGCTGATGCAGAAGGGCCGGATCGTCGAGTCCGGCACCGTGAGCGAACTCCTCGCCACCCCCGGCTCCGAGTTGGCCGCCGAACTCTTCCCGGTCAGCGGCGCCCCCACCGGCCCCGACCGCACGGTCGTCGACGTCACCTTCCACGGCGAGTCCGCCACCCAGCCGGTGATCTCCCAGCTCTCCCGTACGTACAACATCGACATCTCGATCCTCGGGGCGGCGATGGACACCGTCGGCGGCAAGCAGATCGGCCGGATGCGGATCGAACTGCCCGGCCGTTACGAGGAGAACGTCGTCCCGGTCGGCTTCCTGCGCGAGCAGGGCCTCCAGGTCGACGTCGTCGACGAGGACCCCAACCCCGAGCTTCACGTGCCCACGCAGGGTCTCGTCAAGGAAGGTGCCAAGTGA
- a CDS encoding methionine ABC transporter permease — protein MTWSEMQPLLEQGTIDTLYMVLWATVVTVLGGLPLGILLVLTDKGGLLQNTVVNKVVGVIVNIGRSLPFIILLIALIPFTTFVVGTFIGPTAMIVPLAIGAIPFFARLVETAVREVDHGLVEAVQSMGGSVPTIIRKVLLPQALPSLVSAVTTTVIVLVGYSAMAGAVGGEGLGSKAITYGYQRFDTQFMLVTVVVLIGIVTVVQLVGDLAVRLLARRGRTA, from the coding sequence GTGACCTGGTCGGAGATGCAGCCCCTGCTCGAGCAGGGCACCATCGACACCCTCTACATGGTCCTGTGGGCCACGGTCGTCACCGTCCTCGGCGGACTGCCGCTCGGCATCCTGCTCGTCCTCACGGACAAGGGCGGACTGCTGCAGAACACCGTGGTCAACAAGGTCGTCGGCGTGATCGTGAACATCGGCCGCTCGCTGCCGTTCATCATCCTGCTGATCGCCCTGATCCCCTTCACCACCTTCGTCGTCGGCACCTTCATCGGCCCCACCGCCATGATCGTGCCGCTCGCCATCGGCGCCATCCCGTTCTTCGCGCGCCTCGTCGAGACCGCGGTCCGCGAGGTCGACCACGGACTGGTCGAAGCCGTCCAGTCGATGGGCGGTTCGGTCCCCACGATCATCCGCAAGGTGCTGCTGCCGCAGGCGCTGCCCTCGCTGGTCTCCGCCGTCACCACCACCGTCATCGTGCTCGTCGGCTACTCGGCGATGGCCGGCGCGGTCGGCGGCGAAGGCCTCGGCTCCAAGGCCATCACCTACGGATACCAGCGCTTCGACACCCAGTTCATGCTGGTCACCGTCGTCGTGCTGATCGGGATCGTCACCGTCGTCCAGCTCGTCGGCGACCTGGCCGTCCGGCTCCTCGCCCGCCGAGGACGCACCGCGTAA
- a CDS encoding MetQ/NlpA family ABC transporter substrate-binding protein — MRKNIKLTAGFATITALALGLTACGTASDPSSSAKDAGGSGDTSKALVVAASPTPHADILNFVKDNLAQKAGLKLEVKEFTDYVLPNTATESGQVDANFFQHKPYLDDFNTKNGTHIVPVVNVHLEPLGLYSKKLKDIKEIKAGQTVAVPNDTTNGGRALKLLADNGLITLKDGVGSNAKLSDITDKKGLEFKELEAATVPRALNDVDAAVVNGNYAIEAKLNPATDSLAVEKAEGNPYANFLAVKEGNEKDARVQKLAELLNSPEVKKYIEDTYKNGSVIPAFGAVAK, encoded by the coding sequence GTGCGTAAGAACATCAAGCTCACCGCCGGCTTCGCCACCATCACCGCGCTCGCCCTGGGCCTCACCGCCTGCGGCACCGCCTCCGACCCGTCGTCCTCCGCCAAGGACGCGGGCGGCTCCGGTGACACCTCCAAGGCGCTCGTCGTCGCCGCGTCCCCGACGCCCCACGCCGACATCCTGAACTTCGTCAAGGACAACCTCGCGCAGAAGGCGGGCCTGAAGCTGGAGGTGAAGGAGTTCACGGACTACGTCCTGCCGAACACCGCCACCGAGTCCGGCCAGGTCGACGCCAACTTCTTCCAGCACAAGCCGTACCTCGACGACTTCAACACGAAGAACGGCACCCACATCGTCCCGGTGGTCAACGTCCACCTGGAGCCTCTCGGCCTCTACTCCAAGAAGCTCAAGGACATCAAGGAGATCAAGGCCGGCCAGACCGTCGCCGTCCCCAACGACACCACCAACGGCGGCCGCGCCCTCAAGCTGCTGGCCGACAACGGGCTCATCACCCTCAAGGACGGCGTCGGCTCCAACGCCAAGCTCTCCGACATCACCGACAAGAAGGGCCTGGAGTTCAAGGAGTTGGAGGCCGCCACCGTGCCCCGCGCCCTGAACGACGTGGACGCCGCGGTCGTCAACGGCAACTACGCCATCGAGGCCAAGCTCAACCCGGCCACCGACTCCCTGGCCGTGGAGAAGGCGGAGGGCAACCCCTACGCCAACTTCCTTGCCGTCAAGGAGGGCAACGAGAAGGACGCCCGCGTGCAGAAGCTCGCCGAGCTCCTCAACTCGCCCGAGGTGAAGAAGTACATCGAGGACACCTACAAGAACGGCTCGGTCATCCCGGCGTTCGGCGCTGTCGCCAAGTAG
- a CDS encoding GNAT family N-acetyltransferase, with protein sequence MTTTFPDISINTDRLVLRPYDDADIPAFTEMMNDELITAWTSVPHPYTRSDAEEWVRRIAPAERTEGRGIVFAVTEFLTQRLVGTVHLRNTDWRTLATEVGYVTAPWARGEGYATESVLAVAQWLFRDRGFERLELRTAADNTASQQVAQKIGCISEGVLRNAWIARTQTESGDWTDIRTDLIVWSLLPEDLEGVADQMAEAGYSSFTDWS encoded by the coding sequence ATGACTACCACCTTTCCGGACATCTCCATCAACACGGACCGGTTGGTGCTGCGCCCGTACGACGACGCCGATATCCCCGCCTTCACGGAGATGATGAACGACGAGCTCATCACGGCCTGGACCTCCGTCCCGCACCCCTACACACGGTCCGACGCCGAGGAATGGGTGCGCAGGATCGCTCCTGCTGAGCGGACCGAGGGCCGTGGCATCGTCTTCGCCGTCACCGAGTTCCTCACCCAGCGCCTCGTGGGCACCGTCCACCTCAGAAACACCGACTGGCGCACGTTGGCCACCGAGGTCGGCTATGTGACCGCCCCCTGGGCCCGAGGAGAGGGATACGCCACCGAATCCGTGCTCGCCGTCGCCCAATGGCTCTTCCGCGACCGCGGGTTCGAGCGCCTGGAGCTGCGCACCGCCGCCGACAACACCGCCTCCCAGCAGGTCGCCCAGAAGATCGGCTGCATCAGCGAGGGAGTCCTGCGCAACGCCTGGATAGCGCGTACGCAGACGGAGTCCGGCGACTGGACCGACATCCGCACCGACCTCATCGTCTGGAGCCTCCTCCCCGAGGACCTCGAAGGCGTCGCGGACCAGATGGCAGAGGCCGGCTACTCCTCCTTCACCGACTGGAGCTGA
- the cbiE gene encoding precorrin-6y C5,15-methyltransferase (decarboxylating) subunit CbiE translates to MADRVTVIGWDGSPLTAAARSALSAATLVAGAAHHLALPEVPPGAERIRLGSVDLAARRIAGHRGSAVVLADGDPGFFGVVRTLRAPEHGLEVEVVPAVSSVAAAFARAGMPWDDARIVVAHQRTLRRAVNVCRAHPKVAVLTSPGAGPAELALLLDGVHRTFVICEELGTDREQVTVLTSDKAADHAWRDPNVVIVIGGGGAAGGPGGGWLMGQETPAVRGWALPLEEPGGSGERGGSGENPTLRATQLARLGPRIGDLVWDIGCGGGAFSVEAARFGAAVIAVDAAPDACARTEAAARRGGVQLQAVAGRAPHVLERLPEPDVVRIGGGGVPVVTACTDRRPERIVTHASTRDEAEALGAALADGGYTVECALLQSVGLDPADWSERDRSVVFLLSGSRIDRAP, encoded by the coding sequence ATGGCCGACCGGGTCACGGTGATCGGCTGGGACGGCTCGCCCCTCACCGCAGCGGCCCGGTCCGCGCTCTCGGCAGCCACCCTCGTGGCCGGAGCCGCGCACCACCTCGCGCTCCCCGAGGTCCCGCCCGGCGCCGAGCGCATCCGCCTCGGCAGCGTCGACCTCGCCGCCCGCAGGATCGCCGGCCACCGCGGCAGCGCCGTCGTCCTCGCAGACGGCGACCCCGGCTTCTTCGGAGTCGTCCGCACCCTGCGCGCCCCCGAGCATGGACTCGAGGTCGAGGTCGTCCCCGCCGTCTCCTCCGTCGCCGCCGCCTTCGCCCGCGCCGGCATGCCCTGGGACGACGCCCGGATCGTCGTCGCCCACCAGCGCACCCTGCGCCGCGCCGTCAACGTCTGCCGCGCCCACCCCAAGGTCGCCGTCCTCACCTCGCCCGGCGCGGGACCCGCCGAACTCGCCCTCCTCCTCGACGGGGTCCACCGCACCTTCGTCATCTGCGAGGAACTCGGCACCGACCGCGAACAGGTCACCGTCCTCACCTCCGACAAGGCCGCCGACCACGCCTGGCGCGACCCGAACGTCGTCATCGTCATCGGCGGCGGTGGCGCCGCCGGTGGACCGGGCGGCGGCTGGCTCATGGGCCAGGAGACCCCGGCCGTACGAGGCTGGGCCCTGCCCCTCGAAGAGCCCGGTGGCAGTGGCGAGCGCGGTGGCAGCGGCGAGAACCCCACCTTGCGCGCGACCCAGCTCGCCCGGCTCGGCCCCCGCATCGGCGACCTCGTCTGGGACATCGGCTGCGGCGGCGGCGCGTTCTCCGTCGAGGCCGCCCGCTTCGGCGCCGCGGTCATCGCCGTGGACGCCGCCCCCGACGCGTGCGCCCGCACCGAGGCCGCCGCCCGCCGGGGCGGCGTCCAGCTGCAGGCCGTGGCCGGCCGCGCTCCGCACGTACTGGAACGGCTCCCCGAACCCGATGTCGTACGGATCGGGGGCGGCGGCGTCCCCGTCGTCACCGCCTGCACCGACCGCAGGCCCGAACGGATCGTCACCCACGCCTCCACCCGCGACGAGGCCGAGGCCCTCGGGGCGGCGCTCGCCGACGGCGGCTACACCGTCGAATGCGCCCTGCTGCAGAGCGTCGGCCTCGATCCGGCCGACTGGTCGGAACGGGACCGGTCCGTCGTCTTCCTGCTCTCCGGGAGCCGGATCGACCGCGCCCCGTGA
- the cobT gene encoding nicotinate-nucleotide--dimethylbenzimidazole phosphoribosyltransferase, with translation MTDTGQVPGEGLPENAGMVEQPGIPAPGAYTFLDPSESAAEDDDLLLMPGAQGAWSEHQPGAVPAPPVAVPAPGMMPGQLPPMGDPLTDPLAGPLADALAAQTPMAPAAPAAPAVHEAVSTPAHGVPTVPAPGQALSTPAHGVPVAPQEPVVTDHGYEPGILDTGAHEAAGRDSGSVDLSGVRVPPPATAPTPPPARRPLHMGPPVPESTGGVVRSLADRGPAGAPAPAPVPAPAPAPAPKATPMPAHVQGPPTTGPEYLDIPQEQPAAPAAPQLGEIPPQGAVPWDPQPQGPVAPQMQPQAVPAETVGQFVQVEGTVPTTPHLAPTPVAEAVEEPAPAQEPVTEPEPAQAVEVVAPAVEVPAEEAPAAVPAPRDGGPAAAVPVPPAEPEAVVAEAQPEPVVEPEPVVEPQAEPVVAEPVAEVLAAEPVAPEAPAAEETPAQEQPEPAAEPQPEPEPESIEEPAAAQPVADQPAAEQPAPEQPAAEEPVSEEPAAEEVPVEEAAVEEAAVEEVSAEGAVGAPAPGYDDAEREAVLRVMRERRDIRNGFRSDPIPHEVLLRVLEAAHTAPSVGHSQPWDFVVIRSAETRRSMHELAQRQREAYAKSLPKARAKQFKELKIEAILDTPVNIVVTADPTRGGRHTLGRYTQPQMAPYSSALAVENLWLAARAEGLGVGWVSFFDEREMVRALGLPEHLEVVAYLCVGYVDEFPEEPELMQAGWSKRRPLSWVVHEETYGRRALPGEEPHDLLQETVSNIRPLDAKALGEAWERQKRMTKPAGALGMLEIISAQLSGLSRMCPPPIPEPAAVAIFAGDHGVHAQGVTAWPQEVTGQMVANFLGGGAVCNAFANQVGAEVCVVDVGVASDLPSTPGLLPRKVRPGTGDFTTGPAMTREEVLAAIEVGIETARDLVAAGNKALLTGEMGIANTTASAALISVYTGVDPVEVTGRGTGINDEMHARKVDVVRRALDLHKPDPADPIGVLSAIGGLEHAALVGLILGGASLRTPVILDGVSTGAAALVARAIAPESLAACIAGHRSAEPGHVAALNKLGLRPLVDLDLRLGEGTGALLALPVVQSAARAMHEVATFDSAGVTEK, from the coding sequence ATGACGGACACCGGCCAGGTCCCGGGCGAGGGGCTGCCGGAGAACGCAGGCATGGTCGAGCAGCCGGGCATCCCCGCTCCGGGCGCGTACACCTTCCTGGACCCCTCCGAGAGCGCTGCCGAGGACGACGACCTCCTTCTGATGCCGGGCGCGCAGGGCGCGTGGAGCGAGCACCAGCCGGGCGCCGTGCCCGCGCCGCCCGTCGCCGTACCGGCGCCGGGAATGATGCCGGGCCAGCTCCCGCCGATGGGGGACCCGCTCACCGACCCGCTGGCGGGTCCGCTCGCCGACGCCCTCGCCGCGCAGACGCCGATGGCCCCCGCCGCCCCGGCCGCCCCGGCCGTGCACGAGGCCGTCTCCACCCCCGCGCACGGTGTGCCGACGGTCCCGGCCCCCGGCCAGGCCCTCTCCACCCCCGCCCACGGTGTGCCCGTCGCGCCGCAGGAGCCGGTCGTCACCGACCACGGGTACGAGCCCGGAATCCTGGACACCGGTGCCCACGAGGCCGCCGGCCGCGACTCCGGCTCCGTGGACCTCAGCGGGGTACGGGTGCCGCCGCCCGCCACCGCCCCGACCCCGCCGCCCGCCCGGCGCCCGCTGCACATGGGCCCGCCCGTGCCGGAGAGCACCGGGGGAGTCGTGCGCTCGCTCGCCGACCGCGGCCCGGCCGGCGCACCGGCCCCCGCCCCCGTTCCCGCCCCGGCGCCCGCCCCCGCCCCGAAGGCGACCCCGATGCCGGCCCATGTGCAGGGTCCGCCGACCACCGGCCCGGAGTACCTCGACATCCCGCAGGAGCAGCCCGCCGCGCCGGCCGCGCCCCAACTCGGCGAGATCCCGCCGCAGGGCGCCGTGCCGTGGGACCCGCAGCCCCAGGGACCCGTCGCGCCGCAGATGCAGCCGCAGGCCGTCCCCGCAGAAACGGTCGGCCAGTTCGTCCAGGTCGAGGGCACGGTCCCGACGACCCCGCATCTGGCGCCGACGCCGGTGGCCGAGGCGGTGGAGGAACCCGCTCCGGCCCAGGAGCCCGTGACCGAGCCGGAGCCGGCGCAGGCCGTCGAGGTCGTCGCACCCGCCGTCGAGGTCCCGGCGGAGGAGGCCCCCGCGGCCGTACCCGCCCCGCGCGACGGCGGCCCGGCCGCGGCCGTTCCCGTACCGCCGGCCGAGCCGGAGGCCGTGGTGGCCGAGGCGCAGCCGGAGCCGGTCGTGGAGCCGGAGCCCGTCGTGGAGCCGCAGGCCGAGCCCGTCGTTGCCGAGCCGGTCGCCGAGGTCTTGGCCGCTGAGCCGGTCGCCCCTGAGGCGCCCGCCGCCGAGGAGACGCCCGCGCAGGAGCAGCCCGAGCCCGCCGCCGAGCCGCAGCCCGAGCCTGAGCCCGAGTCGATCGAGGAGCCGGCCGCCGCGCAGCCCGTCGCCGACCAGCCTGCCGCCGAGCAGCCGGCGCCCGAACAGCCCGCTGCCGAGGAGCCGGTGAGCGAGGAGCCGGCCGCGGAGGAGGTCCCCGTCGAAGAGGCCGCCGTCGAAGAGGCCGCCGTCGAGGAGGTCTCCGCCGAGGGGGCCGTCGGTGCCCCCGCGCCCGGGTACGACGACGCCGAGCGCGAGGCCGTGCTGCGCGTGATGCGCGAGCGCCGCGACATCCGCAACGGCTTCCGCTCCGACCCGATCCCGCACGAGGTGCTGCTCCGGGTCCTGGAGGCCGCGCACACGGCCCCCAGCGTCGGCCATTCCCAGCCCTGGGACTTCGTCGTCATCCGCTCCGCCGAGACCCGCCGGAGCATGCACGAACTCGCCCAGCGCCAGCGCGAGGCCTACGCCAAGTCGCTGCCCAAGGCCCGGGCGAAGCAGTTCAAGGAACTGAAGATCGAGGCCATCCTCGACACCCCGGTCAACATCGTCGTCACCGCCGACCCCACGCGCGGCGGCCGGCACACCCTGGGCCGCTACACGCAGCCGCAGATGGCGCCGTACTCCTCGGCCCTCGCCGTCGAGAACCTGTGGCTCGCCGCCCGCGCCGAGGGCCTCGGCGTCGGCTGGGTCAGCTTCTTCGACGAGCGCGAGATGGTCCGCGCGCTCGGCCTCCCGGAGCACCTGGAGGTCGTCGCGTACCTCTGCGTCGGATACGTCGACGAGTTCCCCGAGGAGCCCGAGCTGATGCAGGCGGGCTGGTCCAAGCGCCGCCCGCTGTCCTGGGTCGTCCACGAGGAGACGTACGGCCGCCGCGCCCTGCCCGGCGAGGAGCCGCACGACCTGCTCCAGGAGACCGTCTCCAACATCCGCCCGCTGGACGCCAAGGCGCTCGGCGAGGCGTGGGAGCGGCAGAAGCGCATGACGAAGCCCGCGGGGGCCCTCGGCATGCTGGAGATCATCTCCGCGCAGCTCTCCGGACTCTCCCGGATGTGCCCGCCGCCGATCCCGGAGCCCGCGGCCGTCGCGATCTTCGCCGGCGACCACGGTGTGCACGCCCAGGGCGTCACCGCCTGGCCCCAGGAGGTGACCGGCCAGATGGTCGCCAACTTCCTCGGCGGGGGAGCGGTCTGCAACGCCTTCGCGAACCAGGTCGGTGCCGAGGTCTGCGTCGTCGACGTCGGCGTCGCCTCCGACCTGCCCTCCACGCCGGGCCTGCTGCCCCGCAAGGTCCGCCCCGGTACGGGCGACTTCACGACCGGTCCCGCGATGACGCGCGAGGAGGTGCTCGCCGCGATCGAGGTGGGCATCGAGACCGCGCGGGACCTCGTGGCGGCCGGCAACAAGGCCCTGCTGACCGGTGAGATGGGCATCGCCAACACGACCGCGTCCGCGGCGCTGATCTCCGTGTACACGGGGGTCGACCCGGTCGAGGTCACCGGGCGGGGCACCGGCATCAACGACGAGATGCACGCGCGGAAGGTGGACGTGGTCCGCCGCGCGCTGGACCTCCACAAGCCGGACCCCGCGGACCCGATCGGCGTCCTCTCCGCCATCGGCGGCCTGGAGCACGCGGCGCTGGTGGGCCTGATCCTGGGCGGCGCGTCGCTGCGTACGCCGGTCATCCTGGACGGTGTCTCGACGGGCGCGGCGGCCCTGGTGGCGAGGGCGATCGCGCCCGAGTCCCTGGCGGCCTGCATCGCGGGCCACCGCAGCGCGGAGCCGGGCCACGTGGCGGCCCTCAACAAGCTGGGCCTGCGCCCCCTGGTCGACCTCGACCTCCGCCTCGGCGAGGGCACGGGCGCCCTCCTGGCCCTCCCGGTGGTCCAGAGCGCGGCCCGCGCGATGCACGAGGTGGCGACGTTCGACTCCGCGGGCGTCACGGAGAAGTAG
- the cobA gene encoding uroporphyrinogen-III C-methyltransferase gives MAEHAEYPAYPVGLRLSGRRVVVFGGGQVAQRRLPALIAAGADVTLISPSATPSVEAMAEAGEITWVKRRYEDGDIADAWYALVATSDPVANAAASAEAERTKTWCVRSDDADAATAWTPATGRSEGVTVAVLTGHDPRRSAAVRDAIVEGLRDGSIAAPQHRSRTPFVALVGGGPGDPDLITVRGRRLLAEADVVIADRLGPRDLLNELPPHVEVIDAAKIPYGRFMAQEAINNALIEHAKAGKSVVRLKGGDPFVFGRGMEEAQALAAEGIACTVVPGISSSISVPGAAGIPVTHRGVAHEFTVVSGHVAPDDPRSLVDWASLAKLTGTLVILMGVDKIGKIAEALIAHGKSPETPLALVQEGTTATQRRVDATLATVAETVKAQEVRPPAVIVIGEVVGESPEKLVK, from the coding sequence ATGGCCGAGCACGCCGAGTACCCCGCCTACCCCGTCGGACTCCGCCTCTCCGGTCGCCGCGTCGTCGTCTTCGGCGGCGGCCAGGTCGCCCAGCGCCGCCTCCCCGCCCTGATCGCGGCCGGCGCCGACGTCACCCTGATCTCCCCGTCCGCGACCCCGTCCGTCGAGGCGATGGCCGAGGCAGGGGAGATCACCTGGGTCAAGCGCCGTTACGAGGACGGGGACATCGCCGACGCCTGGTACGCGCTCGTCGCCACCAGCGACCCCGTCGCCAACGCGGCCGCCTCCGCAGAGGCCGAGCGGACCAAGACGTGGTGCGTGCGCTCCGACGACGCCGACGCGGCCACCGCCTGGACCCCGGCCACCGGCCGCAGCGAGGGCGTGACCGTCGCCGTGCTCACCGGCCACGACCCCCGCCGTTCCGCCGCCGTGCGGGACGCGATCGTCGAGGGCCTGCGGGACGGTTCGATCGCGGCCCCGCAGCACCGCTCCCGTACCCCCTTCGTCGCCCTGGTCGGCGGCGGTCCCGGCGACCCCGACCTGATCACCGTCCGCGGCCGCCGGCTGCTCGCCGAGGCCGACGTCGTCATCGCCGACCGTCTCGGCCCCCGCGACCTGCTCAACGAGCTGCCCCCGCACGTCGAGGTCATCGACGCGGCGAAGATCCCGTACGGCCGCTTCATGGCCCAGGAGGCCATCAACAACGCGCTGATCGAGCACGCCAAGGCCGGCAAGTCCGTCGTCCGGCTCAAGGGCGGCGACCCGTTCGTCTTCGGCCGCGGCATGGAGGAGGCCCAGGCGCTGGCGGCGGAGGGCATCGCCTGCACGGTCGTCCCCGGCATCTCCAGCTCGATCTCGGTCCCCGGCGCCGCCGGCATCCCGGTCACCCACCGGGGTGTCGCGCACGAGTTCACCGTCGTCAGCGGCCATGTCGCGCCCGACGACCCGCGCTCGCTGGTCGACTGGGCGTCCCTCGCCAAGCTCACCGGCACGCTCGTGATCCTCATGGGCGTGGACAAGATCGGGAAGATCGCCGAGGCGCTCATCGCCCACGGCAAGTCCCCCGAGACGCCGCTCGCCCTGGTCCAGGAGGGCACCACGGCCACCCAGCGCAGGGTGGACGCCACGCTGGCCACGGTCGCGGAGACGGTCAAGGCGCAGGAGGTCCGCCCGCCGGCCGTCATCGTCATCGGCGAGGTCGTCGGCGAGAGCCCCGAGAAGCTCGTGAAGTAA
- a CDS encoding TrmH family RNA methyltransferase, whose translation MAELITIDDPDDPRLGDYTGLTDVELRRRREPAEGLFIAEGEKVIRRARQAGYEMRSMLLSAKWIDVMRDVIDEVPAPVYAVQPDLAERVTGYHVHRGALASMQRKPLPSAEDLLRTARRVAVMESVNDHTNIGAIFRSAAALGMDAVLLSPDCADPLYRRSVKVSMGAVFSVPYARLDTWPRGLEAVREAGFRLLALTPDEKASPIDVAAPHRLERAALMLGAEGEGLSTQALRAADEWVRIPMAHGVDSLNVGAAAAVAFYAVASGRPQD comes from the coding sequence GTGGCCGAACTCATCACCATCGACGACCCCGACGACCCGCGCCTGGGCGACTACACCGGGCTGACCGACGTGGAGCTCCGCCGCAGACGCGAGCCCGCCGAGGGCCTGTTCATCGCCGAGGGCGAGAAGGTCATCCGCCGGGCCCGGCAAGCGGGGTACGAGATGCGCTCGATGCTGCTCTCCGCCAAGTGGATCGACGTGATGCGCGATGTCATCGACGAGGTCCCGGCGCCCGTGTACGCGGTGCAGCCGGACCTCGCCGAGCGCGTCACCGGCTACCACGTGCACCGGGGTGCGCTCGCCTCCATGCAGCGCAAGCCGCTGCCGAGCGCCGAGGACCTGCTCCGTACCGCCCGCCGGGTCGCCGTGATGGAGTCGGTCAACGACCACACCAACATCGGCGCCATCTTCCGCAGCGCGGCCGCCCTCGGCATGGACGCGGTGCTGCTCTCCCCGGACTGCGCGGACCCGCTCTACCGCCGCTCGGTCAAGGTCTCCATGGGTGCGGTCTTCTCGGTCCCGTACGCCCGTCTCGACACCTGGCCGCGAGGCCTGGAGGCGGTGCGGGAGGCCGGTTTCAGGCTGCTCGCCCTCACCCCCGACGAGAAGGCCTCCCCGATCGACGTGGCGGCCCCGCACCGCCTGGAGCGGGCGGCGCTGATGCTCGGCGCCGAGGGCGAGGGCCTCTCCACCCAGGCCCTGCGCGCCGCCGACGAGTGGGTCCGCATCCCCATGGCGCACGGCGTCGACTCGCTCAACGTGGGCGCGGCCGCGGCCGTGGCGTTCTACGCGGTGGCGAGCGGCCGCCCGCAGGACTGA